The following proteins are co-located in the Lacticaseibacillus paracasei subsp. paracasei genome:
- the rfbA gene encoding glucose-1-phosphate thymidylyltransferase RfbA has protein sequence MKGIILAGGSGTRLYPITRAISKQLIPIYDKPMIYYPMSTLMLAGIKDIMLISTTKDLPRFEELFGDGHDLGLNLAYKVQEHPNGLAEAFILAADFIGDDSVCLILGDNVFYGGGLSKMLQRAASKPVGATVFGYHVNDPERFGVVDFDENMHAKSIIEKPEHPASNYAVTGLYFYDNDVVEIAKNIKPSARGELEITDINQEYLRRGQLDVELMGRGFAWLDTGTHESLQTASAFIASIQHRQNLQISNLEEIAYRMGYIDIKQVEKLAQPLKKTEYGQYLLQLVQNETK, from the coding sequence ATGAAAGGTATTATCCTAGCAGGTGGGTCCGGGACCCGATTGTATCCAATCACTCGGGCGATTTCAAAGCAACTGATCCCGATTTACGACAAGCCGATGATTTACTACCCAATGTCAACTTTAATGTTGGCAGGGATCAAAGACATCATGTTGATCTCAACAACCAAAGACTTGCCACGGTTTGAAGAACTGTTTGGCGATGGGCATGACCTTGGCTTGAATTTAGCATATAAGGTTCAAGAACATCCCAATGGCTTGGCTGAGGCTTTCATCTTGGCCGCCGACTTTATCGGGGATGATTCGGTTTGCTTGATCTTAGGTGATAACGTCTTTTATGGCGGCGGGTTGTCCAAGATGTTGCAACGGGCTGCTTCTAAGCCGGTTGGTGCGACGGTATTCGGTTATCACGTCAACGATCCAGAACGCTTCGGTGTTGTGGACTTTGATGAGAACATGCACGCCAAGTCCATTATCGAAAAACCTGAACACCCTGCGTCTAACTACGCCGTGACTGGGTTGTATTTCTACGATAACGATGTCGTTGAAATTGCCAAGAACATCAAACCTTCTGCGCGTGGGGAGCTGGAAATCACCGATATCAACCAAGAATATTTGCGTCGCGGCCAACTTGATGTTGAATTAATGGGTCGCGGGTTTGCTTGGCTTGATACTGGGACGCATGAATCCTTACAAACCGCGTCTGCATTTATCGCGTCGATTCAACACCGGCAGAACTTACAGATCTCAAATCTGGAAGAAATTGCCTACCGCATGGGCTACATCGACATCAAACAAGTTGAAAAGCTGGCCCAACCGTTGAAGAAGACGGAATACGGCCAATACTTATTACAACTTGTCCAAAACGAAACCAAATAA
- a CDS encoding lipopolysaccharide biosynthesis protein, protein MKNAGKQKVADLSKNMLLFTISSFGSKIISFLLVPLYTAVLTTSEFGTVDLITATATLLIPIFTIDVQDAVMRFALDSKYKNDDVISTGVRIMGIGSAALSVIVILLKCIGVLRLSVPLLLFLVLSFVLGSLNNTFTLYLKGTDRISVLVISGLLNTILTCVLNIYLLLFLKQGLNGYLIANVVGIGVAIVYQLIFGRLIQDIHLFKFKSHFKPMSEYSVPLIINSVAWWINSASDRYILTFIRGVSANGLYSVSYKIPTILSTVQTVFYNAWSIAAVTEFDADDHDGFIGKTYTMYSVVSILACSLIMLLNIPLAKMLYSKDFFLAWKYVPFILVGTVFNGIAVFQGCLFAAVKKTKAVSRSTTVGAVVNIGCTVIFVYYFGAMGAAFATLVGYLVTWIFRSIQLNEIIHMKVDWTRHYLSCLILVVQSFVAIRRGTFFVQLIMILVLAFISGKYMVSILQKVLNAFIERIRKN, encoded by the coding sequence ATGAAAAATGCTGGCAAACAAAAAGTAGCAGATTTATCCAAAAATATGTTACTTTTCACGATTAGCAGTTTTGGCTCAAAAATTATCTCATTTTTATTAGTTCCCTTGTATACCGCAGTATTAACTACATCAGAGTTTGGTACTGTTGATTTGATTACTGCAACAGCTACATTATTGATTCCTATTTTTACCATTGATGTGCAAGATGCAGTGATGAGATTTGCACTTGATTCCAAGTATAAAAATGATGATGTCATTAGTACTGGAGTGCGTATTATGGGGATTGGTAGTGCTGCGCTTAGTGTGATCGTGATACTGTTAAAATGTATCGGTGTCCTTCGATTATCAGTCCCGTTGTTACTTTTTCTGGTTCTCAGTTTTGTCTTAGGTTCATTGAACAACACGTTTACTTTGTATTTAAAAGGCACTGACCGAATCTCAGTTCTTGTGATAAGTGGCCTCTTAAATACAATACTTACCTGTGTCCTGAACATATATCTTCTTTTGTTTTTGAAACAAGGTTTGAATGGATACTTGATTGCTAATGTGGTCGGAATTGGAGTTGCAATTGTTTATCAACTCATATTTGGTCGGTTAATTCAAGATATCCATTTGTTCAAGTTCAAATCACATTTCAAGCCAATGTCTGAATATAGCGTACCCTTAATTATTAATTCGGTTGCCTGGTGGATAAACAGCGCAAGTGATCGCTATATTCTCACTTTTATTCGGGGAGTATCCGCAAATGGCTTGTATTCTGTTTCATATAAAATTCCAACAATTCTCTCAACTGTACAGACTGTTTTCTATAATGCATGGTCCATCGCTGCGGTGACTGAATTTGATGCTGATGATCATGATGGGTTTATTGGAAAAACCTATACAATGTATAGTGTGGTGTCAATTCTGGCATGTTCACTCATTATGTTGCTCAACATTCCATTGGCAAAGATGCTTTATTCTAAAGATTTTTTCCTGGCATGGAAATATGTTCCGTTCATCTTGGTTGGAACGGTTTTTAATGGAATTGCCGTCTTTCAGGGATGCTTGTTTGCAGCGGTCAAGAAAACAAAGGCCGTTTCTAGGAGCACGACTGTTGGTGCAGTTGTAAACATTGGGTGTACAGTTATTTTTGTATATTATTTTGGTGCTATGGGTGCGGCTTTCGCCACATTGGTTGGATATTTGGTTACGTGGATTTTTCGCTCAATCCAACTCAACGAAATAATCCATATGAAAGTTGATTGGACGAGACACTACCTAAGTTGCTTAATCTTAGTCGTGCAGTCGTTTGTCGCAATTCGGCGAGGGACCTTCTTTGTGCAATTGATAATGATACTCGTTCTAGCATTCATATCTGGGAAATACATGGTCAGCATATTACAAAAAGTTTTAAATGCTTTTATCGAACGCATTCGAAAGAATTGA
- a CDS encoding thiamine pyrophosphate-binding protein: MPKYTNEKNTLMLISLLKAHNIKKIIASPGTTNVAFVEGVQLDPWFEVYSAADERSAGYIACGLAEESSEPVVLSCTQATASRNYLPALTEAYYRKLPILAVTSTQHLGRIGQNIQQAIDRTQQPADAVELSVHIPVIHTEEDEWACNVSINTALLALRRDGNGPVHMNLTTSYSREFDVEKLPRERVIKRITHDEIFPDIPQTSKVAIFVGAHSKWTTNLTTQVDEFCRQYGAVVLCDPIANYKGKYAVNPSLLLSQKNYSDSVSHVDILIHLGNVTGAPVQIDASEVWRVNPDGEVRDTFHTLSYVFEMSETHFFESINNLKTGHVAIPTLESWRKATHSLTESFPELPFSNAWLAHETISKLPEDSILHLGIYNSLRNWSFYNVPDGVFAYSNTGGFGIDGGVSSLVGASLSNDKLHFGVFGDLAFFYDMNVLGNRHVGSNVRILLINNGIGTEFKNPDNRAYKLDGLANGYIAAQGHYGNKSHLLVKHYAEDLGFQYISASSKEEYLKNVDYFTNPDHLNKSLIFEVFTDTVLETEALDILYHLKVSKKLYAKEKVKSILGSSNIQKIKKVLHQ; encoded by the coding sequence ATGCCTAAATACACAAATGAGAAGAATACTTTGATGCTTATAAGTCTGTTAAAAGCTCACAATATTAAGAAAATTATCGCCAGTCCGGGCACTACAAATGTTGCGTTCGTTGAAGGAGTTCAGCTTGATCCTTGGTTCGAAGTATACTCAGCTGCGGATGAGCGTTCGGCTGGATATATTGCTTGTGGGCTTGCAGAAGAATCATCAGAACCAGTTGTTCTGAGCTGCACTCAGGCTACAGCTTCAAGAAATTATCTTCCCGCTCTTACAGAAGCATATTACAGAAAGCTTCCAATATTGGCTGTGACTTCAACACAACATCTTGGCAGAATCGGACAAAATATTCAGCAGGCTATTGATCGTACCCAACAACCAGCTGATGCAGTTGAACTTAGCGTTCATATTCCTGTAATACATACAGAAGAGGATGAGTGGGCATGCAATGTTAGTATTAACACTGCACTACTAGCGCTTCGACGAGATGGCAATGGACCTGTTCATATGAATCTAACGACCTCTTATAGTCGCGAATTTGATGTTGAAAAATTGCCTCGGGAGCGTGTGATTAAGAGAATTACTCACGACGAAATTTTCCCAGATATTCCTCAGACTTCAAAAGTGGCCATTTTTGTTGGGGCTCATAGCAAGTGGACAACGAATTTGACGACACAGGTTGACGAATTTTGTCGCCAATATGGAGCAGTGGTGCTTTGTGACCCAATTGCTAATTATAAGGGTAAGTATGCCGTAAATCCTTCACTGTTGCTATCTCAAAAGAATTATTCAGATTCTGTCAGTCACGTTGATATTTTAATTCACCTTGGCAATGTGACGGGAGCCCCTGTTCAGATTGATGCAAGTGAGGTCTGGAGAGTTAATCCTGATGGTGAGGTTCGTGATACATTTCATACACTCTCATATGTTTTCGAAATGTCAGAGACTCATTTCTTTGAGAGCATCAATAATCTCAAAACTGGTCATGTTGCCATACCAACCTTAGAAAGTTGGCGGAAGGCGACCCATAGCCTGACAGAATCTTTTCCGGAATTACCTTTTTCCAATGCTTGGCTAGCGCACGAGACGATTTCAAAATTGCCAGAAGACTCCATCCTTCATCTTGGAATTTATAATTCATTACGAAACTGGAGTTTTTATAATGTTCCTGACGGTGTCTTTGCCTATTCTAATACTGGAGGCTTTGGGATTGATGGTGGAGTGTCTTCTCTTGTTGGGGCGTCTTTATCGAATGATAAATTGCATTTTGGCGTTTTTGGCGATCTTGCATTTTTCTATGACATGAATGTCTTGGGAAATCGGCACGTTGGCAGTAATGTTCGTATTCTACTAATTAATAACGGTATTGGGACAGAATTTAAGAATCCAGATAATCGTGCATATAAATTAGATGGGCTAGCAAATGGATATATTGCAGCCCAGGGACATTACGGGAATAAATCTCATTTGCTTGTTAAGCATTATGCTGAAGATCTTGGATTCCAATATATTTCTGCGTCGAGTAAGGAGGAGTATCTGAAAAACGTAGACTATTTCACAAATCCTGATCATTTAAATAAATCACTAATCTTTGAAGTATTTACCGATACTGTTCTTGAAACAGAAGCGTTGGATATTTTATATCACCTGAAAGTATCTAAAAAACTCTATGCAAAAGAAAAAGTTAAGTCGATTCTTGGCAGTTCTAATATTCAGAAGATTAAAAAGGTGTTACATCAATGA
- a CDS encoding polysaccharide pyruvyl transferase family protein: MTWFSYYNYGTVLQAKATTQLLTNMGFHTELVQYYPATNAGEKHQNIVSKFMKRIFSKMKNWSGSNRVEQFNGKLFDNFKNTRLPLTDLCEDTETLKQLNKTFDLFICGSDQIWSPMNFDSHYFLDFVSNPHAMIAYAPSLGVTHISEESIEKEMKTLVSRFDHLSVREAVAAKLLSQLTGKDVETVLDPTLLLGRKDWTETLALGESAEEPYLLIYFLGSNMNYWRTSDRLARQLGLRVKIIPVYKNDIKKNGAIKGGVGPAEFVKLIRDASFVCTDSFHGIAFSINFNKDFCAFRRFKDTDENSQNSRIDNFLNLLNLQERLWNNNFNQHSIEMMLTSIDYVAVNQKLNSLRSESLMFLEDSLSVAFSRSSEYA; encoded by the coding sequence ATGACCTGGTTTAGTTATTACAACTACGGCACCGTCCTACAGGCGAAGGCGACAACCCAGCTATTGACAAACATGGGATTTCACACTGAATTAGTCCAGTATTATCCCGCTACAAACGCAGGTGAAAAACACCAAAATATTGTGTCAAAATTTATGAAACGTATTTTCAGCAAAATGAAAAATTGGAGTGGATCCAATCGAGTAGAGCAATTTAATGGAAAGTTGTTTGATAATTTTAAAAATACACGGCTTCCGTTAACAGATCTTTGTGAAGACACTGAGACACTAAAACAATTGAATAAAACTTTTGATTTGTTCATCTGTGGTAGTGATCAAATATGGTCGCCTATGAATTTTGATAGTCATTACTTCTTAGATTTTGTATCAAATCCTCATGCAATGATTGCGTATGCACCAAGTCTGGGTGTTACCCATATTTCCGAGGAATCGATAGAGAAAGAGATGAAAACACTCGTCTCAAGATTCGATCATTTGTCGGTAAGAGAAGCGGTTGCCGCCAAGTTATTATCACAGTTAACTGGCAAAGATGTCGAAACAGTTTTAGATCCAACACTGTTGCTTGGACGTAAAGATTGGACTGAAACATTGGCTTTGGGTGAATCAGCTGAAGAGCCGTATCTTCTGATTTATTTCCTCGGATCAAATATGAATTATTGGCGTACAAGTGACCGACTAGCTCGTCAACTTGGATTAAGAGTCAAGATAATACCGGTGTATAAGAACGACATCAAGAAGAATGGTGCAATCAAAGGTGGGGTTGGTCCAGCTGAGTTCGTGAAGCTAATTCGGGATGCTTCTTTTGTTTGCACGGATTCTTTCCACGGAATAGCGTTTTCAATAAACTTTAATAAAGATTTCTGTGCATTTAGAAGGTTTAAGGATACCGATGAGAATAGTCAAAATAGTCGAATTGATAATTTTTTAAATCTGTTAAATCTTCAAGAACGCCTCTGGAATAATAACTTTAATCAACATTCTATCGAGATGATGCTAACTAGTATCGATTACGTCGCAGTCAATCAAAAATTAAATAGTTTACGATCCGAATCGTTGATGTTTCTGGAAGATTCGTTATCAGTAGCTTTTTCAAGGAGTAGTGAATATGCCTAA